One stretch of Lucilia cuprina isolate Lc7/37 chromosome 6, ASM2204524v1, whole genome shotgun sequence DNA includes these proteins:
- the LOC111678290 gene encoding uncharacterized protein LOC111678290, with translation MSQLRPLNAELEEIACRDLNEINDNIPQDLQSLRAWLEKQPHLKSRTDDQFLIAFLRFCKYNLESAEQRIDYFYTYKTTAKDLLKTRRIDEKILELAQSDILYTLPKPAGGPGGPRIHVTLMGNINPSQHSVADIFRYHIIRSEIEINTDDNWNIAGVIEIVDFSKIPFAFLKQFELGLFKQMSAILEHGIPTNLMGTHIVNASREVQIIMSLIRTVMKQKELLHVHPNLDSLQQAIGKEYLPVEYGGSNGTLKEAAENYEKLLLSFKSYFDEDEQYGVDEKLRQGANVSDKASGFFRKFIID, from the exons ATGTCACAATTAAGACCCCTAAACGCTGAACTAGAGGAAATTGCCTGTAGGgatttgaatgaaattaatGACAACATACCTCAAGATTTGCAGTCACTACGTGCTTGGCTGGAAAAACAACCTCATTTAAAGTCGAGAACTGATGATCAGTTTTTAATAGCATTTTTACGATTCtgtaaatataatttagaaAGTGCTGAACAACGCatagattatttttatacctATAAAACAACGGCAAAGGATTTACTTAAAACAAGGCGTATAGAtgagaaaattttggaattagCACAATCGGA catACTTTACACTTTACCCAAGCCGGCCGGAGGACCGGGTGGCCCTCGTATACATGTTACACTTATGGGCAATATAAATCCTTCTCAACACTCAGTGGCCGATATTTTTCGTTATCATATTATACGCAGTGAAATCGAAATTAATACCGATGACAATTGGAATATAGCGGGTGTTATTGAGATAGTAGATTTCTCCAAAATACCTTTcgcctttttaaaacaatttgaattgggtttgtttaaacaaatgtcAGCCATTTTAGAACATGGTATACCCACCAATTTAATGGGCACCCATATAGTGAATGCCTCCCGAGAGGTGCAAATTATTATGAGTTTAATAAGGACTGTGATGAAACAAAAGGAATTG CTACATGTTCATCCAAATTTGGACTCGTTGCAACAAGCTATAGGTAAAGAATATTTACCGGTGGAATATGGTGGTTCTAATGGTACTCTTAAGGAGGCTGCTGAGAATtacgaaaaacttttattaagttttaaaagttatttcgaTGAAGATGAGCAATATGGTGTGGATGAAAAATTGCGTCAGGGAGCTAATGTTAGCGATAAAGCAAGCggtttttttcgtaaatttattATAGATTAA
- the LOC111678318 gene encoding glutathione S-transferase theta-1 — translation MSKLVKYYFDLMSQPSRALWIALKMGNVPFEECPVALRKKEQLSEEYRKINRFQKVPALVDGDFHLSESVAMIRYLADKGLFSPDLYPKDLQNRARVDEFLEWQHLTVRAGCGMYFMRCWLLPQNGLAHMPSQERIDRLIKEMENNLKLVEKIWLKDADYVSGKKLTVADLMGACEIEQTKLCKYDVSKKFPKVTDWLARVREETNPHYDEAHKFIYKKSGL, via the exons ATGTCGAAAttggttaaatattattttgatttaatgtCTCAACCCTCTCGGGCTCTATGGATAGCCTTAAAAATGGGTAATGTACCCTTTGAAGAGTGCCCGGTGGCCTTAAGAAAAA AGGAACAACTTTCGGAggaatatagaaaaattaatcgTTTCCAAAAGGTACCAGCTTTAGTAGATGGTGATTTTCATCTCTCAGAATCGGTGGCTATGATCAG ATATTTAGCCGATAAAGGTTTATTTAGCCCTGACCTTTATCCCAAAGATTTGCAAAATCGTGCCCGTGTTGATGAGTTTTTGGAATGGCAACATTTGACCGTACGTGCTGGCTGTGGTATGTACTTTATGCGCTGTTGGCTTTTACCCCAGAATGGTTTAGCTCATATGCCTTCTCAGGAGCGTATTGATAGATTGATTAAAGAAATGGAAAACAATCTTAAATTGGTAGAGAAAATCTGGCTAAAAGATGCCGATTATGTTAGTGGTAAAAAATTGACGGTGGCCGATTTGATGGGGGCCTGTGAAATAGAGCAAACTA aACTTTGCAAATATGATGTTTCGAAAAAGTTTCCCAAAGTAACAGATTGGTTGGCGAGAGTACGCGAAGAAACGAATCCCCACTATGATGAAGCTCAcaagtttatttacaaaaagtcGGGCTTGTAA